Proteins co-encoded in one Montipora capricornis isolate CH-2021 chromosome 12, ASM3666992v2, whole genome shotgun sequence genomic window:
- the LOC138027674 gene encoding lactadherin-like isoform X2, whose protein sequence is MNFDVISLLIYLVLRSEFASSCSATYSVQGQVLRNHTIKTETADKIEDCILRCMAYPGCKSSNFYRVDKRCELSDKTHASHPEDMSSNPYTIYMVNTFRPIPCKTHLDCGMDLMCTPSLICEECRSHPLGMESRAIPNSAVTASSTFGAAYEPWQARLNNAAKSQSTGSWSAGTNAVGQWLQIDLGKETVLTKIATQSRPGNGQWVSSYKILLSLNGTNWNAYRSDGSEKVFTGNSYIGTIVSHKLVPRITSRYVRFYVMSWYGHISMRVELYGCVINGP, encoded by the exons ATGAATTTTGACGTGATATCTCTACTCATTTACTTGGTGTTGAGGTCAGAATTTGCGAGTTCTTGCTCAGCAACTTACTCCGTGCAGGGACAAGTTCTTCGAAACCATACCATCAAGACAGAGACCGCAGACAAAATAGAAGATTGTATCTTGCGTTGCATGGCATATCCCGGATGTAAAAGCAGCAACTTTTATCGCGTGGACAAACGCTGTGAACTGAGTGACAAGACACATGCGTCTCACCCAGAAGACATGAGCAGCAATCCATATACCATATATATGGTGAACACTTTCCGACCTATACCTTGCAAAACTCATCTCGATTGTGGTATGGACTTGATGTGCACACCGTCTCTGATTTGCGAAG AATGCCGCAGTCATCCGCTTGGAATGGAAAGTAGGGCAATACCGAACTCAGCGGTGACGGCTTCTTCAACATTTGGAGCCGCATATGAACCCTGGCAAGCCAGGCTCAACAATGCGGCAAAAAGTCAAAGTACTGGCTCTTGGTCAGCAGGAACAAATGCCGTTGGACAGTGGTTGCAAATTGACCTTGGCAAGGAGACAGTATTGACGAAAATAGCCACACAGAGCAGGCCTGGTAATGGTCAGTGGGTATCTTCATACAAAATTCTGTTGAGCTTGAACGGAACAAACTGGAATGCGTATCGAAGCGATGGTTCTGAAAAG gTTTTTACGGGAAATTCATACATTGGAACAATTGTCTCGCACAAGTTGGTGCCAAGAATTACGAGCAGATATGTTCGCTTTTATGTAATGTCGTGGTATGGCCACATATCCATGAGAGTTGAGCTGTATGGCTGTGTTATTAACGGACCATAA